A genomic segment from Chitinophaga flava encodes:
- a CDS encoding FAD-dependent oxidoreductase, protein MIKHHYKNLIIGFGKGGKTLAAYFASQQEEVAIIEKSNRMYGGTCINIGCIPSKSLITNADAGTPYKTSHEIKENLVTDLRKKNYKKLADTHYATIIDGEASFISPKKVKVQMAQQEVILTADRIFINTGASPSIPDIKGIDGKNIYNSTTLMDIRERPEHLTIIGGGFIGLEFADMFLKFGSKVTLLESAAVFLPHEDRDVADAIHGHLVKNGLQLIAEATVVQFDTQTNQTIVTYKKDHLEESFPTDAVLIATGRTPETKGLNLEAAGIATDERGYIKVNDRLQTTAENIWALGDVNGSPQFTYISLDDFRIIKNQLSAGPYNSTDKRLLYPTAVFLSLPYARIGLNEKTATEKGLHFKTFRIKAAGIPKAAILQQKDGILKAIVDIPTGKILGCTLFCAEAHELINIVQLAINNALSYKTLRDNIYTHPSMAESFNDLFSE, encoded by the coding sequence ATGATTAAACATCACTACAAAAATCTGATTATTGGTTTTGGCAAAGGAGGTAAAACACTGGCAGCTTACTTTGCCAGTCAGCAAGAAGAAGTGGCTATCATAGAGAAGTCGAACCGCATGTATGGAGGCACCTGCATCAATATTGGTTGTATCCCCAGCAAGTCACTTATTACCAACGCAGACGCAGGCACGCCGTACAAAACTTCTCATGAGATCAAGGAAAACCTGGTGACCGATCTTCGTAAGAAGAACTATAAAAAACTGGCCGACACCCACTATGCTACCATCATAGATGGAGAAGCATCTTTCATCTCCCCCAAAAAGGTAAAGGTACAGATGGCACAACAGGAAGTCATCCTTACTGCCGATCGTATTTTCATCAATACCGGAGCCAGCCCCTCCATCCCCGACATAAAAGGCATCGATGGAAAAAATATCTATAACAGTACAACGTTAATGGATATCCGCGAACGGCCGGAACACCTCACCATCATAGGTGGCGGATTTATCGGCCTCGAATTCGCTGACATGTTCCTGAAATTCGGCAGCAAAGTAACGCTACTGGAAAGTGCTGCTGTCTTCCTCCCTCATGAAGACCGTGATGTGGCTGATGCTATCCATGGTCATCTTGTCAAAAACGGACTGCAACTAATTGCCGAAGCCACCGTAGTACAGTTCGACACCCAAACAAATCAAACCATCGTCACTTACAAAAAGGATCATCTGGAAGAAAGTTTCCCTACAGATGCTGTGCTGATCGCAACCGGACGAACACCCGAAACCAAAGGGCTGAACCTCGAAGCCGCAGGAATAGCCACCGATGAACGAGGATATATCAAAGTAAACGACAGACTACAAACTACAGCAGAAAATATATGGGCTTTAGGAGATGTAAACGGAAGCCCGCAATTCACCTATATTTCGCTGGATGATTTCAGGATCATCAAAAATCAGCTATCCGCAGGCCCATATAATTCCACAGATAAAAGACTGCTCTATCCTACAGCTGTTTTTCTCAGCCTCCCCTATGCCCGCATAGGACTTAATGAGAAGACGGCAACTGAAAAAGGGCTGCATTTCAAAACCTTCCGGATAAAAGCCGCTGGCATACCCAAAGCAGCCATACTACAACAGAAAGACGGTATCCTAAAAGCGATTGTTGACATCCCAACCGGAAAAATACTCGGTTGTACACTTTTCTGTGCCGAAGCCCATGAACTGATCAACATCGTACAACTCGCCATAAACAATGCTTTAAGCTATAAGACATTGCGGGACAATATTTATACGCATCCATCAATGGCTGAGAGTTTCAATGATCTTTTCTCCGAATAG
- a CDS encoding DUF302 domain-containing protein: MIFRHASADDSQHGRYISLYSFEQTVDRLKTVLKEKNIKVFCIIDHAGEATQAGLDLRPTRLFIIGNPKVGTALMQEDQETGIDLPLKVLVYSDKDGHTIVLYKKLLPIADARQLKNTHKVAATIDSSMNVLIKHVSQERP; this comes from the coding sequence ATGATCTTTAGGCATGCCTCTGCTGATGATAGCCAGCATGGCCGGTATATCAGTCTATACTCATTTGAACAAACAGTCGACAGGCTGAAAACTGTTTTAAAAGAAAAAAACATAAAAGTATTCTGCATCATTGATCATGCAGGAGAAGCAACGCAGGCCGGACTTGATTTAAGACCCACGCGATTATTTATCATCGGCAATCCTAAAGTAGGTACCGCACTGATGCAGGAAGATCAGGAAACCGGTATCGACCTGCCGTTGAAAGTGCTGGTGTATAGTGATAAAGACGGACACACTATTGTGCTCTATAAAAAATTACTACCGATCGCGGATGCCCGCCAACTGAAGAATACCCATAAAGTAGCTGCCACCATAGATTCCAGCATGAATGTTTTAATCAAACATGTTTCACAGGAACGTCCATAA
- a CDS encoding D-TA family PLP-dependent enzyme yields MDWYQLSNTDQIDSPAIVVYKDRIIQNIALLKTMIDDIQRLRPHVKTNKMSEVVQLMQEAGIQRYKCATIAEAEMLGMVKAKDVLLAYQPVGPKVIRLLELVQRYPDTIFSCLVDNKVAGEAISAVFAAQQRKLPVYLDLNVGMNRTGIKPDETALSLYQYLHTLPGIEPIGLHAYDGHLHDTEMDIRKRRCDEAYAPVPVLQKAIVTAGLPEPVIVAGGSPTFPIHAARPHIECSPGTFVFWDWGYAKNLPEQAFQWAAVVLSRVVSIIDGQLLCLDLGHKSVAAENPQPRVHFLNAPEARPVSQSEEHLVLRVADTAAYPIGTVFYGIPLHICPTIALYEKVYVAEDHVYSATWKVIARDRQIIL; encoded by the coding sequence ATGGATTGGTATCAACTCAGCAATACAGACCAGATAGATTCACCCGCTATTGTGGTGTATAAAGACAGGATCATACAAAATATTGCACTGCTCAAAACCATGATCGATGATATACAACGGTTACGGCCACACGTAAAGACAAATAAAATGTCAGAAGTGGTGCAGTTGATGCAGGAAGCCGGCATACAGCGCTACAAATGCGCTACCATCGCTGAAGCGGAAATGCTAGGCATGGTGAAAGCGAAAGATGTATTGCTGGCATATCAACCGGTGGGACCTAAAGTAATACGTTTACTGGAACTGGTACAACGTTATCCTGATACCATATTTTCCTGCCTCGTAGATAACAAGGTCGCGGGCGAAGCAATCAGCGCGGTTTTTGCTGCGCAGCAAAGGAAATTACCGGTATACCTCGATCTGAATGTTGGTATGAATCGTACCGGCATCAAACCGGATGAAACGGCATTGTCATTGTATCAATATCTGCACACATTGCCCGGCATTGAGCCCATAGGTCTCCATGCCTATGACGGACATCTGCACGACACGGAGATGGATATACGAAAAAGACGTTGTGATGAAGCTTATGCACCGGTACCTGTTTTACAAAAGGCTATAGTAACCGCTGGTTTGCCGGAGCCGGTTATCGTTGCAGGTGGCTCACCTACTTTCCCGATACATGCAGCGAGACCACATATTGAATGCAGCCCTGGTACCTTTGTATTCTGGGATTGGGGATATGCTAAGAACCTGCCGGAACAAGCTTTCCAGTGGGCTGCTGTAGTCCTCTCCAGAGTTGTCTCTATCATTGATGGGCAGCTGTTATGCCTTGATCTGGGACATAAATCCGTTGCGGCAGAAAATCCGCAGCCCCGGGTACATTTTTTGAATGCACCGGAAGCGCGGCCGGTTTCTCAAAGTGAAGAACATCTGGTATTAAGAGTTGCTGATACGGCTGCTTATCCTATCGGGACGGTGTTTTACGGCATACCACTGCACATATGTCCTACTATCGCGTTGTATGAAAAAGTATATGTAGCAGAAGATCATGTTTATTCGGCTACCTGGAAGGTTATAGCCAGAGACCGGCAGATTATTCTGTAA
- a CDS encoding gluconate:H+ symporter, which translates to MPLLIVIAAIILLVVLVTWCKINTFLSFLIVSLLMGLALHMKIGDITQSIQTGIGKTLGSLIVVIVFGSMLGKLVAESGAAQRIAGGLMKLLGARYIQWSLMLTGFIVGIPLFYNIGFVLMVPLIFTVAAQTKLPAVYLGIPMLASLSVTHGYLPPHPSPTALVQQFHANMGLTLLYGILLAIPAIILAGPVFSRYLKRYTGEPGKMFVAAAMPEDQQPGMMPSLFAAMLPVLLLAVTALLKVWIPADQALYHWVTWLGDPLIVMLLAVLNGMYLLGIRRGMTSKKILGLMDDAVKDVAVIILIIGGSGALTQLLHDSKVSEYIAVTLQNMHMHPLLLAWGIAAIIRVCIGSATVAGLTTAGIVAPLIATSGVNPNLMVLATGAGSLMFSHVNDAGFWMFKEYFNLSVKDTIKTWSVMETIVSVTGLIGSLLLSMIV; encoded by the coding sequence ATGCCACTATTGATCGTTATTGCAGCCATTATCTTGCTGGTTGTACTGGTTACCTGGTGTAAGATAAATACCTTCCTTTCTTTCCTGATTGTATCCCTGTTGATGGGACTGGCCCTGCATATGAAAATCGGGGACATTACTCAGTCTATCCAAACCGGTATTGGTAAAACACTGGGCTCTCTCATCGTAGTCATTGTATTTGGCAGTATGCTGGGTAAACTGGTAGCCGAAAGTGGTGCTGCGCAGCGGATTGCCGGCGGGCTTATGAAGCTGCTGGGGGCCCGTTATATCCAGTGGTCACTGATGCTGACAGGTTTTATTGTGGGCATACCGTTGTTTTATAACATCGGTTTTGTACTGATGGTACCGCTGATTTTTACGGTGGCAGCACAAACGAAGCTGCCTGCTGTTTATCTGGGCATTCCTATGCTGGCCTCTTTGTCTGTCACCCATGGATATCTGCCGCCACATCCATCTCCTACCGCGCTGGTACAGCAGTTTCACGCCAATATGGGACTCACCCTTCTCTATGGTATATTACTGGCGATACCAGCTATTATTCTGGCCGGACCTGTGTTTTCGAGGTACCTGAAACGGTATACAGGTGAGCCTGGAAAGATGTTTGTAGCAGCTGCTATGCCAGAAGACCAGCAGCCGGGTATGATGCCCAGCCTGTTTGCAGCCATGCTGCCGGTATTGTTGCTGGCGGTGACAGCCCTGCTGAAAGTATGGATACCAGCAGATCAGGCTTTGTATCACTGGGTCACCTGGTTGGGGGATCCGCTGATCGTAATGCTGCTGGCAGTACTCAATGGTATGTATCTGTTGGGAATACGGCGAGGTATGACATCAAAAAAGATATTGGGTCTTATGGATGATGCTGTAAAGGATGTGGCGGTAATTATCCTGATCATCGGAGGCTCCGGCGCGCTGACGCAGCTGTTGCATGACAGTAAGGTTAGTGAATATATTGCTGTTACCCTGCAAAATATGCATATGCATCCATTGTTGCTGGCATGGGGTATCGCAGCTATTATCAGGGTTTGTATTGGTTCTGCCACGGTGGCGGGCCTCACCACGGCAGGTATTGTTGCACCACTGATCGCTACTTCAGGCGTCAATCCCAACCTGATGGTATTGGCTACCGGCGCAGGCAGTCTGATGTTTTCCCATGTTAATGATGCTGGCTTCTGGATGTTCAAAGAATACTTTAACTTGTCTGTAAAAGATACGATCAAAACATGGTCGGTGATGGAAACAATCGTTTCCGTAACAGGACTCATCGGTAGCCTGTTACTAAGTATGATTGTATAA
- a CDS encoding ABC transporter permease — MRFLDIFSLAYRSVSGNKLRTGLTIAIIAVGITVLVGILTAIDSMKNSIYSSFASMGANSFSLRNRDMQVHIGNDDAKASKGNKNVKKVRKSNSNKTISYQEAVQFKERYTFPAIVSINFRASGITTVYKDDKKTNPNVNVIGGDENYLDISNYTIEDGRNFNALDVSSGRNVAILGKDVAEKLFGKKLKNVVNNTIRVGDIRYRVIGVLQSKGSSNLMSADNVVITTVNNTRRIFNHPNASYQVGVAVKDIRQLEAAQGEAVGLFRVIRKLDLNEEDNFLISKSDSIAEMLFSSLSKVNLFAVVIAFVTLFGSAIGLMNIMLVSVAERTREIGVTKALGATSHTIRKQFLYEAIIISVMGGLIGVFMGMLLGNIVSALLKSSFIIPWLWILIGVSLCAAVGLISGIYPAYKASRLDPIIALRYE; from the coding sequence ATGCGGTTTTTAGATATATTTTCCCTTGCTTATCGTTCCGTGAGTGGCAACAAATTGCGCACGGGCCTTACCATTGCTATTATCGCGGTAGGTATTACTGTCCTCGTCGGCATTCTCACTGCCATCGACAGTATGAAAAACAGTATTTACAGCAGCTTCGCCAGTATGGGGGCTAACAGCTTTTCCCTGCGCAACAGGGATATGCAGGTGCATATCGGAAATGACGATGCTAAAGCTTCCAAAGGAAATAAAAATGTCAAAAAAGTAAGGAAGTCCAACAGTAATAAAACGATTAGCTATCAGGAAGCGGTGCAGTTCAAGGAAAGATATACATTCCCCGCTATCGTCAGCATTAACTTCAGAGCTTCAGGTATCACCACCGTATATAAGGATGATAAAAAGACCAACCCCAATGTAAACGTTATCGGTGGAGATGAAAATTATCTTGATATCTCTAATTATACCATTGAGGACGGCCGTAATTTTAATGCATTGGACGTTTCTTCCGGTCGTAATGTGGCCATCCTGGGTAAAGACGTGGCAGAAAAACTGTTTGGCAAAAAGCTTAAAAACGTAGTCAATAATACCATCCGGGTGGGTGATATCCGCTACCGTGTGATAGGCGTACTGCAAAGCAAAGGTAGCAGTAACCTCATGAGCGCGGATAATGTGGTGATTACTACGGTCAACAATACACGAAGAATATTTAACCACCCCAATGCTTCCTATCAGGTAGGCGTGGCTGTGAAAGATATCCGGCAGCTGGAAGCCGCACAAGGGGAAGCAGTCGGTCTTTTCCGTGTCATCCGTAAACTTGATCTCAACGAAGAAGATAACTTCCTCATCAGTAAAAGCGATAGTATCGCAGAGATGCTGTTCTCCAGCCTTAGCAAAGTAAACCTGTTTGCCGTTGTTATCGCATTTGTGACCCTCTTTGGCTCTGCTATCGGTCTGATGAATATCATGCTGGTGTCTGTGGCCGAAAGAACCCGCGAAATAGGCGTTACCAAGGCGTTGGGTGCTACCAGTCACACCATCCGTAAACAGTTCCTGTATGAAGCCATCATCATCAGTGTGATGGGTGGATTGATAGGGGTGTTTATGGGTATGTTGCTGGGCAACATTGTATCAGCCCTGCTGAAATCCTCCTTTATCATACCTTGGCTGTGGATACTCATTGGCGTGAGCCTTTGTGCAGCTGTAGGGCTTATCTCCGGTATTTATCCTGCATATAAGGCGTCCCGCCTGGATCCGATTATCGCGCTGCGGTACGAGTAG
- a CDS encoding NADH-quinone oxidoreductase subunit N, translating into MNALISTALSGVVLMFVGLFVRNKQHIKFFAIAAIIIAFIANLAQFPSVELGSYTMYGMIEVSRFSVLFNAVALGATLLYFLLSGSEFEKVGEHVADYFALIFFILAGISLATTFSNLLMLFLAIEIMSIPQYVLAGTDRKNLKSNEASLKYFLMGSFSTGILLMGIALIYGAAGSFNITELGLGADSVHPLALCGIILMAFALAFKVSAVPFHFWTPDVYDGSPTVFTSFMATVVKAGGFVAFLRMFHVSFAGGAISEHWTLILSIITAATLILGNFSAVFQLSVKRMLAYSSIAQAGFMLFAVIAINQFAAQGIILYAAAYSIATIGVFAVLMKLKDYTFEGFNGLARKQPLLALAVTIFLFSLAGIPVTAGFFAKYFVLSAAIQHGHLLWLVIVGVLCAAISVYYYFRVIIAMYFKQGDPEVEPVSNGFKAALILAVALVLVLGLFPNLLIGCL; encoded by the coding sequence ATGAATGCACTAATTTCTACTGCTTTATCGGGCGTTGTTCTGATGTTTGTCGGTTTATTTGTACGCAATAAGCAGCATATTAAATTTTTTGCCATCGCGGCCATCATCATAGCATTTATTGCTAACCTGGCGCAGTTTCCTTCAGTGGAGCTGGGCAGCTATACAATGTATGGTATGATCGAAGTATCCAGGTTCAGTGTGTTGTTTAATGCAGTGGCTTTAGGTGCAACCCTGTTATATTTCCTGTTGTCCGGGAGTGAGTTTGAAAAAGTGGGCGAGCATGTGGCAGATTATTTTGCCCTGATATTCTTTATCCTGGCAGGTATTTCCCTGGCCACCACTTTCAGCAACCTGCTGATGCTGTTCCTGGCGATAGAAATCATGTCTATCCCACAGTATGTGCTGGCGGGTACCGATAGAAAAAACCTGAAGAGCAATGAAGCTTCACTGAAGTACTTCCTGATGGGTTCTTTCTCAACCGGTATTCTGTTGATGGGTATTGCCCTGATCTACGGTGCTGCCGGTTCCTTTAATATCACCGAGCTGGGCCTGGGCGCCGACAGCGTTCATCCGCTGGCATTGTGTGGTATCATCCTGATGGCCTTTGCGCTGGCCTTCAAGGTGTCTGCCGTTCCGTTCCATTTCTGGACACCAGACGTGTATGACGGTTCTCCTACCGTATTCACTTCCTTTATGGCTACAGTGGTGAAAGCCGGTGGTTTTGTGGCTTTCCTCCGTATGTTCCATGTGAGCTTTGCGGGTGGTGCCATCAGTGAACACTGGACACTGATACTGTCAATTATTACTGCCGCTACCCTGATACTTGGTAACTTCAGCGCGGTGTTCCAGCTGAGCGTAAAACGTATGCTGGCATACTCTTCTATCGCGCAGGCAGGTTTTATGCTGTTTGCGGTGATTGCCATCAACCAGTTTGCCGCACAGGGTATCATACTGTATGCAGCAGCTTACAGCATTGCCACCATCGGTGTATTTGCTGTGCTGATGAAGCTGAAAGACTATACTTTTGAAGGATTTAACGGTCTGGCCAGAAAGCAGCCGCTGCTGGCACTGGCTGTAACAATATTCCTGTTCTCTCTGGCCGGTATCCCGGTAACTGCAGGTTTCTTCGCGAAATACTTCGTACTGTCTGCAGCTATTCAGCATGGGCATCTCCTCTGGCTGGTGATTGTAGGGGTACTGTGTGCTGCTATCAGCGTATACTACTATTTCCGCGTGATTATCGCCATGTATTTCAAGCAAGGTGATCCTGAGGTAGAACCAGTGTCCAATGGCTTTAAAGCAGCCCTGATACTGGCAGTAGCCCTGGTGCTGGTACTGGGACTGTTCCCCAACCTGCTGATAGGTTGCCTGTAA
- a CDS encoding complex I subunit 4 family protein — MLTVLLILIPFIAGLIAFGLKGSGPKVLGMIASLASVAIAIGAGCTFHASPDKLSFVASWIPQLGSQFRVGLDGMGVMLCLLTAIAFLLVFITIYNRDIERPNGFYGLMLLSQAGLIGVFTAFDALQFYIFWELALIPVYFLCSMWGGEKRIPVTFKFFVYTFLGSLLMLVGIIYLYFQTPDHSFSWTSFTSLQLSMGDQKWLFWLFFVAFAIKMPVFPFHTWQPDTYDQSPTPVTMILSGVMVKMGLFGLLRWLMPVVPQGAAMWTDVAIVLSIIGIIYASCIAIVQSDLKRLIAYSSIAHIGLMSAAIFAHNEQSTQGVLLQMFNHGINIIGLWIIVEVIQNRLGVKNMDQLGGMARKAPRMAIFLVIISLANIGLPLTNGFIGEFLMFSGLFQYNHWFMAFAGLGIILAAVYTLNMVQKVIFGEGNTLTDNTTDLQPGETLALSLVVIMIFVLGVYPQPMLDLVSKVF; from the coding sequence ATGTTGACAGTTTTATTAATATTGATTCCTTTCATAGCGGGCCTTATTGCATTTGGCCTGAAAGGGTCCGGACCGAAGGTGCTGGGCATGATTGCATCCCTGGCGTCGGTGGCAATAGCAATAGGAGCTGGGTGCACTTTTCATGCATCACCCGACAAACTTTCTTTTGTTGCCAGCTGGATTCCCCAACTGGGAAGTCAGTTCAGGGTAGGATTGGATGGTATGGGCGTGATGCTGTGTTTATTGACAGCTATCGCTTTTCTCCTTGTTTTCATCACCATTTACAACCGCGATATCGAAAGGCCTAACGGCTTTTACGGATTGATGTTGTTATCGCAGGCCGGTCTGATAGGCGTTTTCACTGCCTTCGACGCGCTGCAGTTTTATATTTTCTGGGAGCTGGCACTGATACCGGTATATTTCCTTTGCTCTATGTGGGGCGGCGAAAAACGTATACCTGTTACCTTTAAATTCTTCGTGTATACTTTCCTGGGTTCGCTGTTGATGCTGGTAGGTATTATCTACCTGTATTTCCAGACCCCGGACCACTCTTTCAGCTGGACTTCCTTTACCAGTCTGCAGTTGAGCATGGGTGATCAGAAATGGCTGTTCTGGCTGTTCTTTGTGGCATTCGCCATCAAGATGCCGGTATTTCCTTTCCACACCTGGCAGCCCGACACTTACGATCAGTCTCCTACTCCGGTGACCATGATTCTGTCTGGTGTAATGGTGAAAATGGGTCTTTTCGGTCTGCTGCGCTGGCTGATGCCGGTAGTACCGCAAGGTGCAGCCATGTGGACTGACGTAGCTATCGTGCTGTCTATCATCGGCATTATCTACGCTTCCTGCATCGCTATCGTACAGAGCGACCTGAAACGACTGATCGCTTACTCCTCCATCGCGCACATCGGCCTGATGAGTGCCGCTATTTTTGCACACAACGAACAAAGCACACAGGGTGTATTACTGCAGATGTTTAACCACGGTATCAACATTATCGGACTGTGGATCATCGTAGAAGTAATCCAGAACCGTCTGGGTGTAAAAAATATGGACCAGCTGGGTGGTATGGCCCGCAAGGCGCCACGTATGGCTATCTTCCTCGTGATCATCAGCCTGGCGAACATCGGCTTACCGCTGACCAACGGATTTATCGGTGAGTTCCTGATGTTCAGCGGCCTGTTCCAGTACAACCACTGGTTTATGGCTTTCGCCGGACTGGGTATCATCCTGGCAGCAGTTTATACGTTGAATATGGTTCAGAAAGTGATTTTTGGTGAAGGAAATACCCTGACAGACAACACTACAGACTTACAGCCCGGCGAAACCCTGGCATTAAGCCTGGTGGTGATCATGATCTTTGTGCTGGGTGTTTATCCTCAGCCTATGCTGGATCTGGTAAGCAAGGTATTTTGA